One part of the Bdellovibrio sp. KM01 genome encodes these proteins:
- the msrB gene encoding peptide-methionine (R)-S-oxide reductase MsrB has product MNEKVLKCGLPEDEAELKKLLTPEQYRIMVENGTEAPFGNEFWNHTEPGVYVDAVSGVPLFSSDDKFDSECGWPSFTKPISPDVVVEKPDFSHGMIRTEVRAKDSNGHLGHVFDDGPPPLGIRYCINSAALKFVPRKHG; this is encoded by the coding sequence ATGAATGAAAAAGTATTGAAGTGCGGATTGCCCGAAGACGAAGCTGAATTGAAAAAACTCCTGACCCCTGAACAATATCGGATCATGGTCGAGAACGGCACCGAAGCACCTTTTGGAAATGAATTTTGGAATCACACAGAACCCGGTGTATACGTGGATGCGGTTTCCGGTGTGCCGCTTTTTTCCAGCGATGATAAATTTGATTCAGAGTGTGGCTGGCCCAGTTTTACCAAACCTATTTCACCTGACGTGGTGGTGGAAAAACCCGATTTTTCTCACGGCATGATTCGAACTGAGGTGCGTGCGAAAGATTCCAACGGGCATTTGGGACATGTCTTTGATGACGGTCCGCCACCATTGGGAATTCGTTACTGCATTAACTCTGCAGCTTTAAAATTTGTTCCAAGAAAACACGGCTAG
- a CDS encoding outer membrane beta-barrel protein, with translation MNRFLFASLCALLSVTAFSFSAHAIAIELGAQYGHKTQTYDTNNYNEMESMTGSMSFYLWERIALELSYTDAQSVVVSKAYASDPKRTTIQRSQILGSDLILILADKKALFQPYIKGGLAQINRKQTIKIENQDTYENEPDSAVAPSYGVGLKISLTETFGIKLSYDAWETPIGGGSKTNDSAIRAGVTWML, from the coding sequence ATGAATAGATTTTTATTCGCTTCACTATGTGCTTTGTTATCTGTGACTGCTTTTTCTTTTTCCGCTCACGCCATCGCTATCGAGTTGGGTGCGCAGTACGGCCACAAGACACAAACTTATGACACGAACAACTACAATGAAATGGAATCTATGACGGGCTCCATGTCGTTCTATTTGTGGGAACGTATTGCTCTGGAGCTTAGTTACACCGATGCGCAATCTGTCGTTGTGTCGAAAGCCTATGCCTCTGATCCAAAGCGTACGACGATTCAAAGATCGCAAATTTTGGGTTCTGATTTGATCCTGATTTTGGCAGACAAAAAAGCCTTGTTCCAACCCTACATCAAGGGTGGCTTGGCACAGATCAATCGTAAGCAAACGATCAAAATCGAAAACCAAGATACTTACGAAAATGAACCTGACAGTGCCGTGGCTCCATCTTATGGTGTGGGTTTAAAAATTTCGCTCACGGAAACTTTCGGTATCAAACTGAGTTACGACGCTTGGGAAACTCCGATCGGCGGGGGCTCTAAAACCAACGACTCTGCAATCCGCGCCGGCGTCACATGGATGCTGTAA
- a CDS encoding aminopeptidase: protein MDAVKYLLVLLPLLAGCQINYLASSGYNQMKLLNARVPIDAALKDPKISDQEKRKLELAQKARAFAENDLHLKPTKNYTSYVKLDRPYVTYVVSAAYKWELKHYQWSYPFVGKMPYKGYFNEEDAKIQEQELQIEGLDTYMRGVSAYSTLGWFNDPLLSSMLRYKDYDLVNTIIHETVHATLYIKGNADFNESLAMFLGNKGAEQYYLKTEGDNSPTLAQIKKDNEDDKIFSKFISEELKDLATWYKDLPPAEHIEEKRMARIQAIQEKFKKEVLPTMHTKNYEKFTTAKLNNARLLVYKTYMQDLADFETLYQQSGKSMQVFIEKCKALEGEKDPAKKLKELIGTKSESELNANIPSAEIQQDQKKKESKIPTH, encoded by the coding sequence ATGGATGCTGTAAAATATCTGCTTGTGCTATTACCCTTGCTTGCAGGCTGCCAGATTAATTACCTGGCAAGCTCGGGCTACAATCAGATGAAACTCCTTAATGCCCGCGTCCCTATCGACGCAGCCCTGAAAGATCCAAAAATCAGCGATCAAGAAAAACGCAAACTGGAACTCGCCCAAAAAGCACGCGCCTTCGCAGAAAATGATTTACACCTAAAGCCCACAAAAAATTATACCAGCTACGTAAAACTTGATCGCCCTTACGTCACCTATGTTGTGAGTGCTGCGTATAAATGGGAATTAAAGCATTATCAGTGGTCTTATCCCTTCGTAGGCAAAATGCCTTACAAAGGTTACTTCAACGAAGAAGACGCAAAAATCCAAGAACAAGAACTGCAAATCGAAGGCCTCGACACTTACATGCGCGGAGTTTCGGCCTATAGCACTCTGGGGTGGTTCAACGATCCGCTGCTAAGCTCTATGTTAAGATATAAAGATTATGATCTGGTAAACACCATCATTCACGAAACCGTGCACGCCACGTTGTACATTAAGGGCAACGCCGACTTCAACGAAAGCTTAGCCATGTTCCTGGGCAACAAGGGTGCAGAACAATATTATCTAAAAACCGAGGGCGACAACTCCCCCACACTCGCTCAAATCAAAAAAGACAACGAAGACGACAAGATCTTTTCCAAGTTCATCAGCGAAGAACTAAAAGACCTGGCGACTTGGTATAAAGATCTGCCACCCGCAGAACACATCGAAGAAAAAAGAATGGCCAGAATCCAAGCCATCCAAGAAAAATTCAAAAAAGAAGTGCTACCAACCATGCACACTAAAAACTACGAAAAGTTCACCACAGCAAAACTAAATAATGCCCGCTTATTAGTCTACAAAACCTATATGCAAGACCTGGCCGACTTCGAAACCCTGTACCAACAAAGCGGCAAAAGCATGCAAGTATTCATAGAAAAATGCAAAGCTCTCGAAGGCGAAAAAGACCCCGCAAAAAAACTAAAAGAATTAATTGGCACAAAATCTGAATCCGAGCTCAACGCCAATATTCCATCAGCAGAAATCCAACAGGACCAAAAGAAAAAAGAATCCAAAATCCCCACGCACTAG
- a CDS encoding RNA polymerase sigma factor, whose amino-acid sequence MQKDLIGLSDLELVEKVKSGDRRSFSELVKRHQRSVLRLSLRFMKDTDAAEDVTQEAFIKAYEKLNSFEGRASFKSWLFQIAVNTARNKLREFKRDTVDFEDANLAVDAEAENTLVHTAVADILQKEVEKLPMKQKTALVLRVYEDLSFNEIADIMECPYDTAKANYRHALLKLRQTFEEQNDLKSWSEEVGGFFQTYAEAEG is encoded by the coding sequence ATGCAGAAAGATCTAATAGGGTTATCGGATCTTGAACTGGTTGAAAAAGTGAAGTCTGGAGACAGAAGATCTTTTTCCGAACTCGTGAAACGACATCAGAGAAGTGTACTGCGACTGAGTTTGAGATTCATGAAGGATACGGATGCCGCTGAGGACGTGACTCAGGAAGCTTTCATCAAAGCTTACGAAAAACTAAATTCCTTTGAGGGTCGTGCTTCTTTCAAGAGCTGGTTATTTCAGATCGCGGTAAATACTGCACGCAACAAATTGCGCGAATTCAAAAGAGACACTGTTGATTTTGAAGATGCTAATTTGGCAGTAGATGCGGAGGCTGAAAACACTCTCGTTCACACGGCGGTTGCTGACATCCTTCAGAAAGAAGTAGAAAAGCTGCCGATGAAACAGAAAACAGCTTTGGTTCTGCGCGTGTATGAGGATCTTAGCTTTAATGAAATTGCTGATATTATGGAATGTCCATATGACACAGCTAAGGCGAACTACCGCCATGCCTTACTAAAACTACGTCAGACTTTTGAGGAACAAAATGACCTTAAAAGCTGGAGTGAAGAAGTTGGTGGCTTCTTCCAAACATACGCAGAAGCGGAAGGATAA